From [Clostridium] symbiosum, a single genomic window includes:
- a CDS encoding 3'-5' exonuclease, with product MGQYIVLDLEWNQSPLGKDGSMDRLPFEIIEIGAVKLNTSLQIISEFHRLIRPRVYRQMHFKISEVTHMSMEELNMEGEEFGKAMEEFLAWCGDDYKFCTWGTMDLTELQRNMVYHGLDIPFKMPLLYYDLQKIYGLIKGDKRKDSLDTVVEELGIAEDRPFHRALDDAYYTGRIMAEMDFYSMVEYVSVDYYRLPETEEEEIYLEFPGYAKFVSRTYDTKEKVLEERRVTDMVCYKCHRTLRKKIRWFSSNQKFYFCLSYCPEHGYMKGKIRMKKSEDGSVYAVKTTKLTGEEGAALIMKKKEEAKKKRTERNKAKRACKHDSEDEWQQ from the coding sequence ATGGGACAGTATATTGTATTAGACTTGGAATGGAATCAGAGTCCTCTTGGAAAAGACGGCTCGATGGACCGGCTGCCGTTTGAGATTATAGAGATAGGCGCGGTCAAGCTGAATACGAGCCTGCAGATCATATCGGAATTTCACCGCCTGATCCGCCCCCGGGTATATCGGCAGATGCACTTTAAGATATCCGAAGTAACCCATATGTCCATGGAAGAACTAAACATGGAGGGCGAAGAGTTCGGAAAAGCCATGGAAGAATTTCTGGCCTGGTGCGGAGATGATTATAAATTCTGTACATGGGGTACCATGGATCTGACGGAGCTTCAGAGAAATATGGTGTACCACGGGCTGGACATACCGTTTAAGATGCCGCTGCTTTATTACGACCTTCAGAAGATCTACGGTCTTATCAAGGGGGATAAACGCAAGGATTCCCTGGACACGGTTGTGGAGGAGCTGGGGATTGCGGAGGACAGGCCGTTTCACAGGGCGCTGGACGATGCGTACTATACGGGCCGTATTATGGCGGAGATGGATTTTTACAGCATGGTGGAATACGTTTCCGTGGATTATTACAGACTGCCGGAGACGGAAGAGGAAGAGATTTATCTGGAATTTCCGGGATACGCAAAGTTTGTATCCAGGACTTACGATACAAAAGAGAAGGTGTTGGAAGAGCGAAGGGTAACGGACATGGTCTGTTATAAATGCCACCGCACCCTCAGGAAAAAAATAAGGTGGTTTTCTTCAAACCAGAAGTTCTATTTCTGCCTTTCCTATTGTCCGGAACACGGCTACATGAAGGGGAAAATCCGCATGAAGAAGTCGGAGGACGGCAGCGTCTATGCAGTAAAGACGACAAAGCTGACCGGCGAAGAAGGGGCGGCCCTTATCATGAAGAAAAAGGAAGAGGCAAAGAAGAAACGTACGGAGAGAAATAAAGCCAAACGTGCGTGTAAACACGATTCGGAAGATGAATGGCAGCAATGA
- a CDS encoding HPr family phosphocarrier protein, giving the protein MRQFSYKVNDKLGIHARPANALAKMAKKYECRIELKKGNEGVDMKKMMAMMKLNIHCGEAVQVVLEGADEDKAYSEVSEYFQNNI; this is encoded by the coding sequence ATGAGGCAGTTCAGCTATAAGGTAAACGACAAACTTGGAATTCATGCCCGTCCGGCCAATGCCCTGGCAAAAATGGCAAAAAAATATGAATGCCGCATAGAACTGAAAAAGGGAAATGAGGGCGTTGATATGAAAAAAATGATGGCAATGATGAAACTGAATATTCACTGTGGTGAGGCGGTACAGGTGGTATTGGAAGGAGCCGATGAAGATAAGGCCTATTCGGAAGTCAGTGAATATTTCCAAAATAACATTTAG
- the ptsP gene encoding phosphoenolpyruvate--protein phosphotransferase, which yields MEIRTGKAVLNKSAIGKIWLYRKKGPDIEKQCIGDTALELARFEKAQKKAADYLYSLHEKALKEIGEEEAAIFEAHLMMMEDDDFAGEIKKLITAEGVNAEYAVSHVSSLLQREFEEMEGDYMRARALDIRDISERLILALGDGEWEIEFPEDQRIVISEDLSPSETLRMDKNKILGFIIKNGSLNSHTAILARTMGVPALMGVEISEDWNGRLAAIDGEKGLVCIDPEPEQAAAIRRQISREEEEKILLKEYRGKETVTQDGKKIRLYTNIAGEGDMDSACKSDAEGIGLFRSEFLYLQNSDYPTEEEQFLSYKNVLERMGNREVIIRTMDIGADKKISYFGLPEEENPALGFRGIRICLERREIFKTQVRALLRAAPYGSLLVMYPMITSVREVREIRGIVEEVKKELSQQNQSYGKIKQGIMIETPAAVMISDELAREVDFFSIGTNDLTQYTLAVDRQNDKLDRFYDPYHPAVFKMIKIVCENAHKNGIWAGLCGELAADPAATEQLIAAGIDELSVAPSAVLALRKKIASISLA from the coding sequence ATGGAAATCAGAACCGGAAAAGCAGTATTAAATAAAAGTGCCATAGGAAAAATCTGGCTGTACAGGAAAAAAGGGCCTGATATCGAAAAACAGTGCATCGGTGATACCGCACTGGAATTGGCGCGGTTTGAGAAAGCACAAAAAAAGGCTGCTGATTATTTGTACAGCCTGCATGAAAAGGCGTTAAAAGAAATTGGAGAGGAAGAGGCCGCTATTTTTGAGGCCCATCTCATGATGATGGAAGATGATGATTTTGCCGGAGAGATAAAGAAATTAATCACTGCTGAAGGTGTAAATGCGGAATATGCGGTATCTCATGTTTCCAGTCTGCTGCAGCGCGAATTTGAAGAAATGGAAGGGGATTATATGAGGGCAAGAGCCCTTGATATACGCGACATATCGGAGCGTCTTATATTGGCGTTAGGTGACGGAGAGTGGGAAATAGAATTTCCGGAAGATCAGAGAATTGTAATTTCGGAAGATCTTTCCCCGAGTGAAACACTTCGGATGGATAAGAATAAAATCCTGGGCTTTATTATAAAAAATGGTTCTCTGAATTCCCATACGGCAATACTCGCAAGGACGATGGGGGTTCCGGCCCTGATGGGAGTGGAGATCTCAGAGGATTGGAATGGACGTCTGGCGGCGATCGACGGTGAGAAAGGACTTGTCTGCATTGATCCGGAGCCAGAACAGGCGGCCGCAATACGGCGGCAGATCAGCCGTGAAGAGGAAGAAAAAATCCTTCTGAAAGAGTACAGGGGAAAAGAAACCGTCACACAGGATGGAAAAAAGATAAGGTTGTACACCAACATTGCCGGAGAAGGAGATATGGATTCAGCCTGCAAAAGTGATGCAGAGGGAATTGGACTTTTCCGCAGCGAATTCCTCTATTTGCAAAACAGTGATTATCCGACGGAGGAAGAACAGTTCCTTTCCTATAAGAATGTACTGGAAAGAATGGGAAATCGGGAAGTAATTATCAGGACGATGGACATAGGGGCCGATAAAAAGATTTCTTATTTCGGACTGCCCGAGGAAGAAAATCCGGCGCTGGGCTTTCGTGGTATACGAATCTGCCTGGAGCGCCGGGAGATTTTTAAAACGCAGGTGAGGGCTTTGTTACGGGCCGCGCCGTACGGCTCACTTTTGGTAATGTACCCGATGATTACCTCGGTGAGGGAGGTCCGTGAAATCAGGGGGATCGTGGAGGAAGTAAAAAAAGAGCTTTCACAGCAAAACCAAAGCTACGGTAAAATAAAGCAGGGGATTATGATAGAAACACCTGCCGCCGTAATGATAAGCGATGAACTGGCCCGGGAGGTTGATTTTTTCAGTATTGGTACCAATGATTTGACGCAGTATACGCTTGCCGTTGATCGGCAGAACGATAAACTCGACCGGTTTTATGATCCCTATCACCCCGCAGTATTTAAAATGATTAAAATTGTGTGTGAAAATGCACATAAAAACGGGATATGGGCGGGACTCTGCGGAGAACTGGCCGCCGATCCTGCGGCAACAGAGCAGTTGATAGCTGCGGGAATTGACGAGCTTTCGGTTGCGCCGTCTGCGGTGCTGGCGCTCAGAAAAAAAATCGCTTCCATTTCTTTGGCGTAA